The following are encoded together in the Conger conger chromosome 11, fConCon1.1, whole genome shotgun sequence genome:
- the LOC133140790 gene encoding uncharacterized protein LOC133140790: MGFAHFYVLVGLLLALLSASPSASESVSVGHPVNLPCSGESDRDVEWYFKQHMHSDWLLVAELHTGRFSPGPGFQGRVESIYEEQPGNYSLVLSPAVYNDQGSYECQYKGPLHRNALNDVKLVIFNPGSVSIAVGMSVSLPCYGGISKQARAVDLVILWKRDGKKVFQLYNNTITYGPGFEGRASVSPEQALRGNMSLTIKQTWFSDQGHYQCLYSSPEERWAPDSVRLHVTGHPLQIRTVKAGEELSIQLPTTDPLRVTFTGPGLDEVLMADAHKGPVAYGEHCGQRCELLGQEKTFLLRRVTLEDAGVYTVTDSETSRIISNISLQISGLPPSAGETTGVVPWILLFFSILGNIGLAV; encoded by the exons ATGGGATTTGCACATTTTTACGTTCTCGTGGGACTTCTGTTGG CCCTGCTGTCTGCGTCTCCATCTGCGTCTGAATCCGTAAGCGTTGGCCACCCTGTCAACCTCCCCTGCAGTGGAGAGTCCGATAGGGATGTGGAATGGTATTTTAAACAGCATATGCATTCTGACTGGCTGCTTGTGGCCGAACTCCACACTGGACGCTTTTCCCCAGGACCCGGCTTCCAGGGACGGGTGGAGTCCATCTATGAGGAGCAGCCAGGAAACTACAGCCTGGTCCTCAGTCCTGCGGTGTACAACGACCAAGGGTCTTATGAATGCCAGTACAAGGGGCCATTACACAGGAACGCTCTTAATGATGTGAAACTCGTCATTTTTA accCAGGAAGTGTTTCCATAGCGGTGGGAATGTCTGTCAGTCTGCCTTGCTATGGGGGCATTAGTAAACAAGCGCGTGCTGTTGATCTGGTTATCCTCTGGAAAAGAGATGGAAAGAAGGTTTTCCAGCTCTATAACAACACCATCACCTATGGGCCCGGGTTCGAGGGCAGAGCTTCAGTTTCCCCAGAACAGGCTCTCCGTGGAAACATGTCTCTAACCATCAAACAGACATGGTTTTCAGATCAAGGCCACTACCAGTGCTTGTACAGCAGTCCAGAAGAGAGATGGGCCCCAGATTCTGTCAGGCTCCATGTTACAG GCCACCCACTCCAGATCCGCACAGTGAAGGCTGGTGAAGAGCTCTCCATACAGCTCCCTACCACAGACCCATTGAGGGTAACATTCACAGGCCCTGGTCTGGACGAGGTGCTGATGGCCGATGCTCACAAAGGCCCAGTCGCATATGGGGAGCACTGTGGTCAGAGATGTGAGCTTCTCGGCCAGGAAAAGACCTTTCTGCTGAGGCGTGTAACACTGGAGGATGCCGGGGTCTACACAGTGACTGATTCTGAGACCAGCAGGATCATCAGCAACATCTCTCTACAAATCTCAG GCCTGCCTCCCTCTGCAGGAGAGACTACAGGAGTAGTGCCTTGGATCTTGTTGTTCTTTAGTATTTTGGGCAACATTGGCCTTGCAGTCTGA
- the zgc:101664 gene encoding shieldin complex subunit 3, whose amino-acid sequence MDVFLHYKSNKGNLRDLVDLAEKALEEFPCRILPTFTPWFPSGGDKSLPIKPQKSAPVISVEDQKQIQFYLWCSEPLLSARSDCEFEGLKEFSTADVKQSLSRRRVISEDAASKAHDDIVSGDRRLRRSWSAVTLGSLLSLQIQPFSRQFQKVVERFGLHSLQRAKWIIEEPNCVSSDLEHVWTVLCQATRQSKLPTCNANIQRNLLQIWVFCDVLYSEYVGHFLKRELCLSGQISLAVHRQGTIFNL is encoded by the coding sequence ATGGATGTGTTTTTGCATTACAAAAGCAATAAAGGCAACTTGCGTGATTTGGTGGATCTAGCAGAAAAGGCCCTCGAGGAGTTCCCATGTCGTATTTTACCGACGTTCACCCCATGGTTCCCATCTGGCGGTGATAAATCGCTGCCAATTAAACCGCAAAAGTCTGCTCCTGTTATTTCTGTAGAAGACCAAAAACAGATCCAGTTCTATCTGTGGTGCTCTGAGCCATTGCTGTCAGCCAGAAGCGACTGTGAGTTCGAGGGCTTGAAGGAATTCTCTACGGCTGATGTGAAACAATCTCTTTCGCGTCGACGGGTGATTTCAGAGGACGCTGCTTCCAAAGCCCACGATGACATCGTTTCAGGTGACAGGCGTCTCAGAAGATCGTGGAGCGCCGTTACTTTGGGGAGCCTGCTGAGTTTACAAATTCAACCCTTTTCCAGACAGTTCCAGAAGGTGGTGGAGCGCTTTGGACTCCACTCCTTGCAGCGAGCGAAATGGATCATCGAAGAGCCGAACTGCGTTTCAAGCGATCTGGAACACGTATGGACTGTCCTGTGCCAAGCCACCAGGCAATCCAAGCTCCCGACTTGCAACGCCAACATTCAAAGGAACCTGTTGCAGATATGGGTTTTCTGTGATGTTTTATACTCTGAATATGTCGGACATTTCCTGAAACGAGAGCTTTGCCTGTCCGGACAGATCAGTTTAGCTGTTCATAGGCAAGGTACAATTTTTAACTTGTAA